From Tubulanus polymorphus chromosome 9, tnTubPoly1.2, whole genome shotgun sequence, a single genomic window includes:
- the LOC141910578 gene encoding uncharacterized protein LOC141910578: MEQMFCFLILLLVFSTVCVNRTTAYQQAPNLHATRQGSCDAKSPTCELTLIIEEKLTMMHGSTALVTYNGLLYKYADVMAVANAGWRYNLLAGSEVNPDEVLVADGFRVPRLAITANGSLPAPPIEAYEDQEMVIKVVNRLRTENVAIHWHGIHQIDTPWMDGTAFVTQCPILPGQEFTYRFIAGPGGTHMYYSSIGDQRSVGLYGAFVVKSNSTTNHNAAAESGEPEREHVVVLSDWSHYTTDKELITRPSRDPNLAQSSKRIQSILVNGRGRNNDRLHQTFSPLTEFHVELLTVYRFRMINAASESTFKVSVFGNQVDVVAVDGSEIQPVKVDYINIGPGERVDFLLDVMSLQDTWLHAEAGIITGDAIIRINDPRLPTVGKTERQEPFAIPRQCTIAKPCVEFACPFSNYGPAAVSTCLNWNTINAAAGSPTVPSFSASSVELFMNFGFPSAGVNYRPGSVNGIRFVQPTGSLLTSRWSHSNGILSTPCTDQSGCSGVAICNCTSSVELAAGATVQLVLSSIGEGRAQVPAHLHGHRFHVLKVAFARLSSETGRVTDDNSDLECANGTTKLPFCNRVRWSNTSLTGDDVTNLNLVNPPLKDSVTIPSGGYVVLRFKADNPGLWLLHSMVVDQQESGMATLLSEAEDRVPYPPRGFPQCGSFNGNFKINRFNDQQYKKETRVVSDKNAVVEKTAKIGNERGLNQRRE, translated from the exons ATGGAACAAATGTTTTGCTTCCTGATTTTGCTGTTGGTGTTTAGTACTGTCTGTGTGAACCGAACAACGGCTTATCAACAAG CTCCCAATTTGCACGCTACACGGCAAGGTTCATGCGACGCTAAAAGCCCGACATGCGAACTGACGCTGATTATCGAGGAAAAACTGACGATGATGCACGGAAGTACAGCCCTCGTGACCTATAACGGTTTGTTGTATAAATACGCCGATGTGATGGCGGTAGCCAATGCTGGGTGGCGCTACAATCTACTAGCTGGATCTGAAGTGAACCCGGATGAGGTTTTGGTCGCAGACGGTTTTAGAGTGCCACGATTGGCCATAACCGCCAATGGATCTTTGCCAGCGCCACCTATCGAAGCATACGAAGACCAGGAGATGGTGATAAAGGTCGTCAATAGATTACGAACCGAAAACGTGGCCATTCACTGGCACGGTATCCATCAAATTGATACCCCTTGGATGGACGGAACAGCCTTTGTGACGCAATGCCCAATTTTGCCCGGACAAGAATTTACATATCGGTTTATAGCGGGCCCTGGTGGCACGCATATGTACTACTCAAGTATCGGGGATCAACGTAGTGTAGGCCTCTACGGAGCGTTCGTCGTCAAGTCGAATTCAACGACAAACCATAACGCGGCCGCCGAGTCCGGGGAACCGGAACGGGAACACGTGGTCGTGCTGTCCGACTGGTCTCATTATACAACGGACAAAGAGCTCATTACTCGCCCGTCACGTGACCCGAACTTAGCGCAGTCTAGCAAGCGTATTCAATCGATACTAGTGAACGGTAGAGGGCGCAATAACGATCGTTTACATCAGACATTTTCACCGTTGACTGAGTTTCACGTTGAACTGTTGACCGTGTATCGGTTTCGAATGATCAATGCAGCATCTGAGTCGACGTTCAAAGTTTCGGTTTTCGGAAACCAAGTTGACGTCGTGGCCGTCGACGGCTCCGAAATCCAGCCGGTCAAGGTCGACTACATCAACATCGGCCCTGGCGAGCGAGTGGATTTTCTGTTAGACGTTATGAGTCTGCAAGACACGTGGTTACACGCCGAGGCGGGAATCATTACGGGTGACGCTATAATACGGATCAacgatcctcgcttgccgacCGTCGGAAAAACGGAGCGACAAGAACCGTTCGCCATACCGAGACAGTGCACGATCGCGAAACCGTGCGTTGAATTCGCTTGTCCTTTTAGTAACTATGGACCCGCGGCTGTTTCAACCTGTTTAAACTGGAATACTATCAACGCAGCAGCTGGCAGTCCAACG GTGCCGTCTTTTTCTGCGTCGTCCGTTGAACTGTTCATGAATTTCGGTTTTCCCAGCGCCGGCGTCAACTATCGTCCCGGTTCCGTGAACGGTATCCGATTCGTCCAGCCGACCGGATCATTGTTGACCAGTCGCTGGTCGCATAGTAACGGTATCCTGTCGACCCCGTGCACCGATCAGAGCGGATGCAGCGGCGTCGCCATCTGTAACTGTACGTCCAGTGTAGAACTAGCGGCCGGCGCTACCGTTCAACTCGTGCTGTCCAGTATAGGTGAAGGTCGCGCGCAGGTACCCGCACATCTTCACGGGCATCGATTCCACGTTTTGAAGGTCGCCTTCGCGCGGCTGAGTAGTGAAACCGGTCGCGTAACCGACGATAACTCAGATCTGGAATGCGCGAACGGAACGACCAAGCTACCATTCTGCAATCGAGTGCGATGGTCGAATACGTCACTAACCGGTGATGACGTCACCAATTTGAATTTAGTCAACCCACCGCTGAAAGATAGTGTCACCATTCCGTCAGGAG gATATGTGGTTTTGCGATTCAAGGCCGATAATCCTGGTTTGTGGTTACTGCATTCGATGGTAGTCGATCAACAGGAAAGCGGAATGGCAACATTACTATCAGAAGCAGAGGACAGGGTACCGTACCCACCACGAGGGTTCCCACAATGCGGCAGCTTCAacggaaatttcaaaatcaacagATTCAACGACCAACAATACAAAAAGGAAACCAGAGTTGTTAGCGATAAGAACGCGGTAGTCGAGAAAACCGCTAAAATAGGTAACGAAAGAGGATTGAATCAGAGGCGCGAGTGA
- the LOC141911110 gene encoding uncharacterized protein LOC141911110 — protein MSSEKPPLYDQVVPMQPQYDPTQAPYGQQGGQAPLNGQPGQVPHGQPGEVPYGQPGQVPYGQPGQVPYGQPGQVPYGQPGLVMYGQPGQPGQGQVNYAYASQPQVAYTATGGPAIVIQQQPATVATLQRPGLRRGGITCCDILLIILGFVCVGFGIYLQVATGLGGLYYGYWGGALYISTGIAAHTAKSNTRKLASARIFAVCSVIVALAMAAYLTVVSLVFPIYFVHVGLSFLIAIICIVLASYTCECCDSR, from the coding sequence ATGTCTTCGGAGAAACCTCCATTATACGATCAAGTCGTTCCGATGCAACCGCAGTATGATCCGACGCAAGCTCCATACGGCCAGCAAGGAGGACAAGCACCACTAAATGGCCAACCAGGACAAGTACCGCACGGGCAGCCAGGAGAAGTACCGTACGGCCAACCAGGACAAGTACCGTACGGCCAGCCAGGACAAGTACCGTACGGCCAGCCAGGACAAGTACCGTACGGCCAACCAGGACTGGTAATGTACGGTCAGCCTGGGCAACCTGGGCAGGGTCAAGTTAACTACGCCTACGCAAGTCAACCACAAGTAGCGTACACAGCGACTGGTGGACCAGCTATAGTCATACAGCAACAACCTGCAACAGTCGCGACACTTCAACGACCTGGACTACGACGAGGCGGTATCACATGCTGCGATATACTTCTCATCATTCTCGGCTTTGTATGCGTCGGTTTTGGTATATATCTACAAGTAGCTACAGGTCTCGGCGGGCTGTACTACGGTTACTGGGGTGGTGCGCTGTACATAAGCACGGGTATCGCGGCCCATACTGCTAAAAGCAATACTAGAAAACTTGCGTCCGCGAGGATATTCGCTGTGTGTTCCGTCATCGTTGCGTTGGCCATGGCTGCCTATTTGACGGTTGTATCcctcgtttttccgatatatTTTGTGCACGTGGGTTTGAGTTTTCTAATCGCTATCATTTGCATTGTACTCGCCTCTTACACCTGTGAATGTTGTGACTCTAGATAG
- the LOC141910579 gene encoding uncharacterized protein LOC141910579: protein MHLSLVVLLVCCCFTTVFGWGYYSSGPVPAPYAGFLQNQGASNYGQNAHGAQNSGFNAGMGNQGYNQGVANYGSHGFGGHNNVGAHGAHGSQGGVVGHVAQGALQNNAAFSNLDAFNQQTGYLKAIDRGWDERRGTRLNQGFMNRAGGGQVGGYAAHGSNGAAGAYHHNNGQHGYGSNGQAGVNQGYMNGAHANGFNQGHGHHGVHANQLHGNNAYQGYLG from the exons ATGCACTTGTCACTAGTAGTGTTGTTGGTTTGCTGCTGCTTCACAACAGTTTTCGGATGGG GGTATTACTCGAGCGGTCCTGTGCCTGCTCCGTACGCCGGTTTCTTGCAGAACCAAGGTGCCAGTAACTACGGTCAAAATGCGCACGGCGCTCAGAATTCAGGCTTCAATGCCGGAATGGGCAACCAAGGATACAACCAAGGAGTCGCTAATTACGGTAGCCATGGTTTCGGCGGACACAACAATGTTGGCGCCCACGGTG CGCACGGAAGTCAAGGTGGTGTTGTGGGACACGTTGCGCAGGGTGCTTTACAAAACAACGCCGCCTTCAGCAATCTCGACGCTTTTAACCAACAAACTGGATACCTGAAAGCCATCGACCGCGGATGGGATGAGAGAAGAGGCACGCGCCTGAATCAAGGTTTTATGAATCGAGCCGGAGGTGGACAAGTTGGCGGTTACGCCGCCCACGGGTCAAACGGAGCTGCGGGCGCTTATCATCATAACAACGGTCAACACGGTTATGGATCCAACGGTCAGGCCGGAGTGAACCAAGGATACATGAACGGTGCTCACGCTAACGGCTTCAATCAAGGTCACGGTCATCACGGAGTACACGCCAATCAGCTTCACGGAAATAACGCCTATCAAGGATATCTCGGTTAA
- the LOC141911042 gene encoding deoxyribodipyrimidine photo-lyase-like translates to MLLKSFIGVCKEISSKRFVLHRGIHTTMFPWSPKNEQSAGARGRRRPRSQQQQNSGENIDRPLFTPPEFRRPSSAAGSMSADPNLFSIKKQPLTRNSKPSEEFMAEIQARRLACAASGLKFNAKRKRVISKHENVSTKKQGIVYWMSRDQRVQDNWAFIYAQKLALELKMPLFVCFCVVPEFLGATIRQYTFMLKGLQEVEEECKQLSISFNLLDGYAKDVLPEFVKSKDIGAVVTDFSPLREPLAWLNDLNSELPDDIPLIQVDAHNIVPCWLHGEQEHRAYLMRQRIQSKSAEFLTEFPPITRHPYTSHHLSAEESVNWDEVISSLKVDRSVSEVDWAIPGSSTAFHLLENFCKHRLQHYDADRNNPTKPCTSEMSPWYNFGQISVARCVLTAEDYRKQHPKSVDKYVDEAVTWREMTDNFCFYNPKYDSIEGSPHWSQATLKKHESDRRQYKYSLAEFEAGKTHDDIWNAAQIQMVQEGKMHCFLRMYWAKKILEWSETPQGALSTAIYLNDRYELDGRDPNGYGGCAWAICGVHDREFGERDIYGKVRYMSYRGCQGKFDVGHFVRQYTKKL, encoded by the exons ATGCTATTAAAAA GCTTTATTGGTGTTTGCAAAGAAATCTCCTCGAAACGTTTTGTACTACATCGCGGCATCCATACAACAATGTTTCCGTGGTCACCAAAAAATGAGCAATCGGCCGGCGCTCGTGGCCGCCGACGCCCGAGAAGTCAACAACAACAGAATAGTGGCGAAAACATCGATCGACCACTGTTCACACCTCCAGAATTCAGACGGCCATCCTCAGCAGCTGGGAGCATGTCGGCTGATCCAAATTTATTCAGTATTAAAAAACAACCATTGACCAGAAATTCGAAACCATCGGAAGAATTTATGGCTGAAATTCAAGCGA GACGTTTGGCGTGCGCCGCTTCAGGGTTGAAATTCAACGCCAAACGTAAACGCGTTATTTCAAAACACGAGAACGTGTCGACGAAAAAACAGGGAATCGTTTATTGGATGTCACGAGATCAGCGTGTACAAG ATAATTGGGCTTTCATTTACGCGCAGAAGTTGGcgttagaattgaaaatgcCGTTGTTCGTCTGTTTCTGTGTAGTGCCGGAATTTCTCGGCGCAACAATTCGTCAGTACACGTTCATGTTAAAAGGACTGCAAGAAGTTGAAGAG GAATGTAAGCAGCTTTCGATATCGTTTAACTTGTTGGATGGTTATGCTAAAGATGTCCTGCCCGAATTCGTGAAAAGTAAAGATATAGGTGCTGTAGTAACTGACTTCTCACCGTTGAGAGAGCCACTTGCGTGGTTGAATGATTTGAATAGCGAACTACCAGATGATATACCTCTAATACAG GTCGATGCGCACAATATAGTACCGTGTTGGTTGCATGGAGAACAGGAACATAGAGCGTACTTAATGAGGCAACGTATCCAATCAAAATCAGCGGAATTTCTCACTGAATTTCCACCGATCACGCGTCATCCTTATACGTCACATCACTTATCAGCTGAAGAG TCAGTGAATTGGGATGAGGTGATATCTAGTCTGAAAGTCGACCGCTCCGTGTCGGAGGTCGATTGGGCTATCCCGGGCAGTTCGACTGCTTTTCATCTGCTGGAAAACTTTTGTAAACACCGTCTGCAACATTACGACGCTGACCGAAATAATCCGACGAAACCGTGCACTTCGGAGATGTCGCCCTGGTATAATTTTG GTCAGATATCGGTTGCACGATGCGTCCTTACGGCCGAAGATTATCGTAAACAGCATCCTAAATCAGTAGATAAATACGTCGATGAAGCTGTCACTTGGAGGGAGATGACTGACAACTTCTGTTTTTACAATCCAAAATACGACTCAATCGAAG GTTCTCCTCATTGGTCTCAAGCGACATTGAAGAAACACGAGTCAGATAGGCGTCAATATAAATATAGCCTGGCAGAGTTTGAAGCCGGTAAAACCCACGATGACATTTGGAACGCTGCACAG aTACAAATGGTTCAAGAAGGTAAAATGCACTGTTTTCTGAGGATGTACTGGGCGAAGAAAATACTAGAATGGTCAGAAACGCCACAGGGGGCGCTGTCAACAGCTATCTATCTCAACGATCGATATGAATTGGACGGCCGCGATCCTAACGGATATGGAG gtTGCGCATGGGCAATTTGCGGAGTACACGACCGTGAGTTCGGCGAACGAGACATCTACGGTAAAGTACGTTACATGAGCTACAGAGGCTGCCAGGGGAAATTCGACGTGGGACACTTCGTTAGACAGTATACGAAAAAACTATGA
- the LOC141911002 gene encoding uncharacterized protein LOC141911002, with protein sequence MSKWYLTVLVLYAGYALISSTTASHIDGKPCHVPLGTIRKLQIRDLNSEIQNVRLEYEIDLKYDLLLGSYRSGFVLIQKENETRYSVKSTDRGKPTWIHTFNFRRPGTRKYTDGERIRFELYVHGGDTCQQVYQLILHVSLNTDNEVQYVNRELPTVDMFSASTLNVRRGDSFELLAEISSTNKKETILDMDGWGIRDRQRSRNEEEHKRRMNNTVTENWFESENRGVVRVHLVASDVEPVDEGLYCLGAMPRPEGNITNFEWHVGVCSMVRIEGSNTFGKIRRILVYGSSVGIAHFYDDPDNDTWTYYNGIIPVSDKGDMISIMAYGWPKPYIRVVKVDQYYPYNGEIFMKSICNVEEQVAKFCMLVKGYDDVGPYRIEVGYNTVLESKEFRIITYSPIRFAEPTTEPITINDADAPKDFTLECEVTSRPRANVTFYMGESYILRHLWRPRYGGATKLHDSPTTQIEISTHGNRVKAKLIVKNVKPKNKYETERAYACSATTKYQSAIKRLVVKWPENMK encoded by the exons ATGTCGAAGTGGTATCTAACAGTGCTAGTTCTGTATGCGGGTTATGCCTTGATCAGCAGCACGACTGCGAGCCAT ATTGACGGGAAACCGTGTCACGTGCCTTTGGGAACGATAAGAAAACTACAGATACGGGACTTGAACAGTGAAATACAGAATGTTAGACTGGAATACGAAATCGATCTGAAATATGATTTACTGTTGGGATCATATCGATCTGGCTTCGTGCTTATTCAGAAAG aaaacgaAACTCGTTATTCCGTAAAATCTACAGACCGCGGTAAACCGACATGGATCCATACTTTCAACTTCCGGCGTCCTGGCACTCGCAAATACACCGACGGCGAGCGAATTCGATTCGAATTGTACGTTCACGGAGGCGACACCTGCCAGCAAGTGTACCAACTAATACTACACGTATCATTGAATACCGATAACGAAGTTCAATATGTCAACCGCGAGTTACCGACGGTTGATATGTTTTCGGCGTCAACGCTGAATGTCCGACGGGGCGACAGTTTTGAGCTGCTGGCTGAAATATCATCGACGAACAAGAAGGAAACGATACTTGATATGGACGGCTGGGGTATAAGAGATCGCCAAAGGTCTCGTAATGAGGAGGAGCACAAACGTCGAATGAATAACACAG TGACGGAAAACTGGTTTGAATCTGAAAACCGTGGCGTCGTCCGGGTCCATTTGGTGGCTTCTGACGTTGAGCCAGTCGACGAAGGACTTTATTGTTTAGGCGCTATGCCCCGACCGGAAGGAAACATAACTAATTTCGAGTGGCACGTAGGAGTGTGTTCGATGGTGAGGATCGAAGGCTCGAATACGTTCGGTAAAATTCGAAGGATACTCGTTTACGGTTCCAGCGTAGGAATAGCCCATTTCTATGACGACCCCGATAACGACACATGGACCTATTACAACGGTATAATACCTGTGTCCGATAAAGGTGACATGATATCAATAATGGCATACGGCTGGCCGAAACCGTACATTCGCGTCGTGAAAGTAGACCAGTATTACCCTTATAACGGTGAGATATTTATGAAATCGATATGCAACGTGGAGGAACAAGTGGCTAAATTTTGTATGTTGGTAAAAGGGTATGATGATGTCGGTCCTTATAGGATCGAAGTTGGCTACAACACTGTTTTAGAATCTAAGGAATTCCGCATCATTACTTATTCGCCTATTCGATTCGCAGAACCAACCACGGAACCTATTACGATAAACGACGCCGACGCGCCCAAGGAT TTCACGCTGGAGTGCGAGGTGACGTCGAGACCACGCGCTAACGTCACCTTCTACATGGGCGAGAGTTACATACTGAGACACCTCTGGCGTCCGCGATACGGCGGCGCCACCAAGCTGCATGATTCACCGACAACACAGATCGAAATCTCAACGCACGGCAACCGAGTCAAGGCTAAACTGATCGTCAAAAATGTAAAGCCCAAAAATAAATACGAAACCGAACGCGCCTATGCCTGTTCAGCAACTACGAAATACCAGTCAGCTATTAAACGATTAGTCGTCAAATGGccggaaaatatgaaataa
- the LOC141910581 gene encoding uncharacterized protein LOC141910581, whose amino-acid sequence MSKWYLTVLVLYAGYALISSTTASHIDGKPCHVPLGTIRKLQIRDLNSEIQNVRLEYEIDLKYDLLLGSYRSGFVFIQKENETRYSVKSTDRGKPTWIHTFSFRRPGTRKYTDGERILFELYVHGGDTCQQVYQLVLHVSLNTDNEVQYVNRELPTVDMFSASTLNVRQGDSFELLAEISSRNTKKMMLPMDGWGLSDRQRSRNEEHIRRMNNTVTENWFESENRGVVRVHLVASDVEPVDEGLYCLSAIPRPEGNVTNFEWHVGVCSTVRIEGSNTFGKVRKILVYGSSVGIAHFYDDPYNDTLTFYNGIIPVSDKGDMISIVAYGWPKPYIRVVKVDQYNPYNGEIFMKSICNVEEQVAKFCMLVKGYDDVGPYRIEVGYNTVLESKEFRIITYSPIRFAEPTTEPITINDVDAPNDFTLECEVTSRPRANVTFYMGDSSMLRQYWRPRYSGATKLHDSPTTQIEISTHGNRVKAKLIVKNVKPKNIYETERAYTCLATTKYQSAIKRLVVKWP is encoded by the exons ATGTCGAAGTGGTATCTAACAGTATTAGTTCTGTATGCGGGTTATGCCTTGATCAGTAGCACGACTGCGAGCCAT ATTGACGGGAAACCGTGTCACGTACCTTTGGGAACGATAAGAAAACTACAGATACGGGACTTGAACAGTGAAATACAGAATGTTAGACTGGAATACGAAATCGATCTAAAATATGATTTACTGTTGGGATCATATAGATCTGGCTTCGTGTTTATTCAGAAAG aaaacgaAACTCGTTATTCCGTAAAATCTACAGATCGCGGTAAACCGACATGGATCCATACTTTCAGTTTCCGGCGTCCTGGCACTCGCAAATACACCGACGGCGAACGAATTCTATTCGAATTGTACGTTCACGGAGGCGACACCTGCCAGCAAGTGTACCAACTAGTATTACACGTATCATTGAATACCGATAATGAAGTTCAATATGTCAACCGCGAGTTACCGACGGTTGACATGTTTTCGGCGTCAACGCTGAATGTCCGACAGGGCGACAGTTTTGAGCTTCTGGCTGAAATATCGTCGAGGAACACGAAGAAAATGATGCTTCCTATGGACGGCTGGGGGTTAAGCGATCGCCAAAGGTCTCGTAATGAGGAGCACATACGTCGAATGAATAACACAG TGACGGAAAACTGGTTTGAATCTGAAAACCGTGGCGTCGTCCGGGTCCATTTGGTGGCTTCTGACGTTGAGCCAGTCGACGAAGGACTTTATTGTTTAAGCGCTATACCCCGACCGGAAGGAAACGTAACTAATTTCGAGTGGCACGTAGGAGTGTGTTCGACGGTGAGGATCGAAGGCTCGAATACGTTCGGTAAAGTTAGAAAGATACTCGTTTATGGTTCCAGCGTAGGAATAGCCCATTTCTATGACGACCCCTATAACGACACATTGACCTTTTACAACGGTATAATACCTGTGTCCGATAAAGGTGACATGATATCAATAGTGGCATACGGCTGGCCGAAACCGTACATTCGCGTCGTGAAAGTAGACCAGTATAACCCTTATAACGGTGAGATATTTATGAAATCGATATGCAACGTGGAGGAACAAGTGGCTAAATTTTGTATGTTGGTAAAAGGGTATGATGATGTCGGTCCTTATAGGATCGAAGTTGGCTACAACACTGTTTTAGAATCTAAGGAATTCCGCATCATTACCTATTCGCCTATTCGATTCGCAGAACCAACCACGGAACCTATTACGATAAACGACGTCGACGCGCCCAATGAT TTCACGCTGGAGTGCGAGGTGACGTCGAGACCACGCGCTAACGTCACCTTCTACATGGGTGACAGTTCCATGCTGAGACAGTACTGGCGTCCGCGATACAGCGGCGCCACCAAGCTGCATGATTCACCGACAACACAGATCGAAATCTCAACGCACGGCAACCGAGTCAAGGCTAAACTGATCGTCAAAAATGTAAAGCCCAAAAATATCTACGAAACCGAACGCGCCTATACCTGTTTAGCAACTACGAAATACCAATCAGCTATTAAACGATTAGTCGTCAAATGgccctga